In Bosea vestrisii, the following are encoded in one genomic region:
- the cnbZ gene encoding 2-amino-5-chloromuconate deaminase CnbZ, protein MYSTQPSQDGSYRFIPAVFQYSGGVAAQPGFRIERAQLATPVALDQGLAIIEAHLKRVGRPLTAFCACELRSPEPFSEGGFDAFNRLYASRLDQWGVLQGKVNPVARTNICPELGKPDTVSLHAFSYTVPDASARASFVVAGSGEGTGRRRELRAGYDPAGRCLPRGRARQGRMGDGRDGAPPDGARP, encoded by the coding sequence ATGTATTCGACGCAACCGAGCCAGGACGGCAGCTACCGGTTCATCCCTGCTGTTTTCCAATACTCCGGTGGCGTTGCGGCGCAGCCCGGCTTCCGGATCGAGCGGGCGCAACTGGCGACCCCGGTCGCGCTGGACCAGGGCCTTGCTATCATCGAGGCGCATCTGAAGCGGGTCGGCAGGCCGCTGACGGCGTTCTGCGCCTGCGAGCTGCGCTCGCCCGAGCCCTTCTCGGAGGGTGGGTTCGACGCCTTCAACCGGCTCTATGCCTCCCGACTCGATCAATGGGGGGTCCTGCAGGGCAAGGTGAACCCGGTCGCCCGGACGAATATCTGCCCCGAACTCGGCAAGCCGGACACCGTATCGCTCCATGCCTTCAGCTATACCGTTCCCGATGCCTCGGCGCGGGCGAGCTTCGTGGTGGCCGGCAGCGGCGAGGGCACCGGAAGGCGGCGCGAGCTACGCGCAGGGTACGATCCGGCCGGGCGATGCCTCCCCCGAGGGCGTGCGCGCCAAGGCCGAATGGGTGATGGGCGAGATGGAGCACCGCCTGACGGGGCTCGGCCATAG
- a CDS encoding LysR family transcriptional regulator, translated as MSLTRYRYFALVADHGSVREAADALRVAPSAISRQVASLEEEYGTALFERRARGMRLTTAGTAVLETARTILDSVQTARSAIDELQGMKRGHVRVWAVEGALDDFLYPALAAFSTAHPSVSFEVMVASSDQLVQRLLDDEADVVAAFNPILHRSVLSLAEIADPLVAAAHPDDAFAQRQSTTIAEIGEARLALPDRTFGLRRLVDDVAAATGIALKPALVTNSIESLRSFARAGMGVSILTRCATRRDVSEGRLVAVPIRGRNLRKACVKICVRNGRTLSPAARALAQHLARSARAYAAKHA; from the coding sequence ATGTCGCTCACCCGCTATCGGTATTTCGCGCTCGTCGCCGATCACGGCTCCGTCCGCGAAGCTGCTGATGCGCTGCGCGTCGCCCCGTCGGCGATCAGCCGCCAGGTCGCCAGCCTCGAAGAGGAGTACGGCACGGCCCTGTTCGAGCGCCGGGCGCGCGGCATGCGGCTGACCACGGCGGGAACGGCGGTCCTCGAGACGGCTCGCACCATCCTCGACAGCGTCCAGACAGCCCGCTCCGCCATCGATGAGCTCCAGGGCATGAAGCGCGGCCACGTGCGCGTCTGGGCAGTCGAAGGTGCGCTCGATGATTTTCTCTACCCTGCCCTTGCCGCGTTCTCGACCGCGCATCCGTCCGTGAGTTTCGAGGTCATGGTCGCGAGTTCCGACCAGCTCGTGCAGCGTCTGCTCGACGACGAGGCCGATGTGGTGGCCGCGTTCAACCCGATCCTGCACCGGAGCGTCCTGTCGCTCGCCGAGATCGCCGACCCGCTCGTCGCCGCCGCGCACCCCGACGACGCGTTCGCGCAGCGTCAGTCGACGACCATCGCCGAAATCGGTGAGGCGCGCCTGGCCCTCCCCGACCGGACTTTCGGCCTGCGGCGCCTGGTCGATGACGTCGCGGCGGCGACCGGCATCGCGCTCAAGCCGGCCCTCGTCACGAACTCGATCGAATCGCTGCGCTCCTTTGCGCGGGCAGGCATGGGCGTCAGCATCCTGACGCGGTGCGCGACAAGGCGGGACGTCTCAGAGGGCCGCCTCGTCGCGGTGCCGATACGCGGGCGCAATCTGCGCAAGGCCTGCGTCAAGATCTGCGTCAGGAACGGCCGAACCCTGTCCCCTGCAGCACGAGCGCTCGCGCAGCATCTCGCCCGCAGCGCCCGCGCCTATGCTGCCAAACATGCATAG
- a CDS encoding tetratricopeptide repeat protein has product MRILRSLSFGIGLAALSLAAGFVAPVAAATATLRGEAMRAGFGRLAFTFDEPVTTRVRVSNGVVVIGFSQPVKLDPGRLAAELPNYVSVVRIDPDGRGLRLALARPYRANLLEAGDRAFVDLLPENWTGQLPGLPPEILAELTQRLRLAEARAREIARAPAIPPKPLGFRSARLPTLDRLMFSTPPETMLTPVLGDGKLTLSFDQPLAVTPSQIRSLLPADFTLEQATIQDDQTQLVFTVPKDRQLRSFRDDAGWTVDLPHPGAAIPLSLADLQAAPPGGSRPVDAKAPEQKTAAASPPPAPKADTPQAQPKPVAASAAADVPPRDIEIASAADGDGGRIDFRFSRPTGAAAFAEPGRVTLVFDTRDTLDPDKLKGVLPALVQDVTVTREAKVTIVRLKMRRQQIVRLSDDGPQWSLTFGDKAGKPAGALSPRRDADERGQTIVNVPVPGLTGVHWLDNSEGGPTIAVATAMGPTRAVSKPYRFVEFGLPQSAHGVVVSAIADDLAVRADTDEVRIGRRNGLIISLDAEKPSEAEKKNAAAAALPLLDSEVWSALHTADVRDRAAALLREVAGASRGRKSETRLALARFLAANGMISEAAGPLNALLADDAAMRGNRDALFLRGVIASRMHRSAEALKAFEAAPIRDEAETGLWRALAEQRLGRNAQALAGFRRAEGSLDRYPPDLQAEFRPAMARAALASGEATVAEKQIARLAEMSEELVNPEELALLRARLDDVSGRPEAALNGYRPLFEAKTRPVSAEAQLRAVKLARAEKRTDLPVGEAIARLETVSAIWRGGEVEIETLAELGRLYAEQQRWRDAFQTARRANEVFPEHPATRLLHDETAQRFEALFSDPNLEKLPRLDALALFYDFKEFLPIGRRGDEITRLLADRLVELDLLDQASDILQYQMDRRLTGAARSTVATRLAMIRLMNGKPAEALQAIVSTRLAELPADVKRARLLLEAKALSDLSRTDQALDLMEGESGPEVDRLNADILWSGRRWREAGEALERILGESWRGQAPLSDGERGDVMRAAIGYVMSDEALSLDRLRTKFAGKMAQGADARLFGFVTGASRANAADIREAARSASGSDTMTDFLKEYRKRYPAYSSSVRERRKAGEADAANAGPRPGQG; this is encoded by the coding sequence GTGCGTATCCTGCGGTCCCTGAGCTTCGGCATTGGCCTGGCGGCGCTGAGCCTCGCTGCCGGCTTCGTCGCGCCGGTGGCAGCGGCCACCGCGACCTTGCGCGGCGAAGCCATGCGCGCCGGCTTCGGCCGCCTCGCCTTCACCTTCGACGAACCGGTGACCACGCGCGTGCGGGTCTCGAACGGCGTCGTCGTCATCGGCTTCAGCCAGCCGGTGAAGCTCGATCCGGGCCGGCTTGCCGCCGAACTGCCGAATTATGTTTCGGTCGTTCGGATCGATCCCGACGGCCGCGGCCTGCGCCTTGCGCTCGCCCGTCCCTATCGCGCCAACCTGCTCGAAGCGGGCGACAGGGCCTTTGTCGACCTGCTGCCCGAGAACTGGACCGGCCAGCTGCCGGGCCTGCCACCCGAGATTCTCGCCGAACTCACCCAGCGCCTGCGTCTCGCCGAGGCGCGCGCCCGCGAGATCGCCCGCGCTCCGGCGATCCCGCCGAAGCCGCTCGGCTTCCGCAGCGCCCGCCTCCCGACGCTCGATCGCCTGATGTTCTCGACGCCGCCGGAGACCATGCTCACGCCCGTTCTGGGCGACGGCAAGCTGACGCTGAGTTTCGACCAGCCGCTGGCGGTGACGCCGTCGCAGATCCGCAGCCTCCTGCCGGCCGACTTCACGCTCGAGCAGGCGACGATCCAGGACGATCAGACACAGCTCGTCTTTACTGTGCCGAAGGATCGCCAGCTTCGCAGCTTCCGCGACGACGCCGGCTGGACCGTGGATCTGCCGCACCCCGGCGCCGCCATCCCGCTCTCGCTGGCCGATCTGCAGGCTGCCCCGCCAGGCGGGAGCAGGCCGGTGGACGCCAAGGCGCCCGAGCAGAAAACGGCCGCAGCATCGCCGCCCCCTGCCCCGAAGGCCGATACACCACAGGCCCAGCCCAAGCCGGTGGCTGCCTCAGCCGCCGCCGACGTCCCGCCCCGCGATATCGAGATCGCCTCCGCCGCCGACGGCGATGGCGGCCGCATCGATTTCCGCTTCTCGCGGCCGACGGGCGCCGCCGCCTTCGCCGAGCCCGGCCGGGTCACGCTGGTCTTCGACACGCGCGACACGCTCGACCCTGACAAGCTCAAGGGCGTGCTGCCCGCGCTGGTCCAGGACGTCACCGTCACGCGCGAGGCCAAGGTCACGATCGTCAGGCTGAAGATGCGCCGCCAGCAGATCGTGCGGCTCTCTGATGACGGCCCGCAATGGTCCCTGACCTTCGGCGACAAGGCCGGTAAGCCCGCCGGTGCGCTCAGCCCTCGCCGTGATGCCGACGAGCGCGGCCAGACCATCGTCAACGTGCCGGTGCCAGGCCTGACCGGCGTGCACTGGCTCGATAACAGCGAGGGCGGCCCGACGATCGCGGTCGCGACCGCGATGGGGCCGACGCGGGCCGTCTCGAAGCCTTATCGCTTCGTCGAATTCGGTCTGCCGCAGAGCGCTCACGGCGTCGTCGTCAGCGCTATCGCCGACGATCTCGCGGTGCGCGCCGACACCGACGAGGTGCGGATCGGTCGCCGCAACGGGCTGATCATCAGCCTCGACGCCGAAAAGCCGAGCGAGGCGGAGAAGAAGAACGCTGCGGCTGCCGCCCTGCCATTGCTCGACAGCGAGGTCTGGTCCGCCTTGCATACGGCCGATGTCCGCGATCGCGCCGCAGCCTTGCTGCGCGAGGTCGCTGGCGCCTCGCGTGGACGCAAATCCGAGACCCGGCTGGCGCTGGCCCGCTTCCTGGCGGCCAACGGCATGATATCGGAAGCCGCCGGGCCGCTGAATGCGCTCCTGGCCGACGATGCCGCGATGCGCGGCAACCGCGACGCGCTCTTCCTGCGCGGCGTCATCGCCTCCCGCATGCACCGCAGTGCCGAGGCACTGAAGGCTTTCGAGGCCGCACCGATCCGCGACGAGGCCGAAACCGGCCTCTGGCGTGCCCTCGCCGAGCAGCGGCTCGGCCGCAACGCCCAGGCGCTCGCCGGCTTCCGCCGGGCCGAAGGCAGCCTCGACCGCTACCCTCCCGATCTCCAGGCCGAGTTCCGTCCGGCGATGGCGCGAGCCGCGCTTGCGTCCGGCGAGGCGACGGTGGCGGAAAAGCAGATTGCGCGTCTCGCCGAGATGTCCGAGGAACTGGTGAATCCCGAAGAGCTGGCGCTGCTGCGCGCCAGGCTTGACGATGTCAGCGGTCGGCCGGAGGCCGCGCTCAACGGCTATCGTCCGCTCTTCGAGGCGAAAACCCGGCCCGTTTCAGCCGAGGCGCAGTTGCGCGCCGTCAAGCTCGCTCGGGCCGAGAAGCGCACCGACCTGCCAGTCGGCGAGGCCATCGCCCGGCTGGAGACCGTCTCGGCGATCTGGCGCGGTGGTGAGGTCGAGATCGAGACGCTGGCCGAGCTCGGCCGCCTCTATGCCGAGCAGCAGCGCTGGCGCGACGCCTTCCAGACGGCGCGGCGCGCCAACGAGGTCTTCCCGGAGCATCCGGCGACGCGGCTCCTGCACGACGAGACCGCCCAGCGCTTCGAAGCGCTGTTCAGCGATCCCAATCTCGAAAAGCTGCCCCGGCTCGACGCGCTCGCGCTGTTCTACGACTTCAAGGAGTTCCTGCCGATCGGCCGGCGCGGCGACGAGATCACCCGCCTGCTCGCTGACCGCCTGGTCGAGCTCGACCTGCTCGACCAGGCCAGCGACATCCTGCAGTACCAGATGGATCGGCGCTTGACCGGCGCGGCGCGCTCCACCGTGGCGACGCGGCTCGCCATGATTCGATTGATGAACGGCAAGCCGGCCGAGGCCCTGCAGGCGATCGTCTCGACCCGGCTCGCCGAGCTGCCGGCCGACGTCAAGCGCGCCCGCCTGCTGCTCGAGGCCAAGGCGCTGTCCGACCTCTCACGCACCGACCAGGCGCTCGACCTGATGGAGGGCGAAAGCGGACCCGAGGTCGATCGGCTCAACGCCGACATCCTATGGAGCGGGCGGCGCTGGCGCGAGGCCGGCGAAGCGCTCGAACGCATCCTCGGCGAGAGCTGGCGCGGACAGGCACCCCTCAGCGACGGCGAGCGCGGCGACGTGATGCGCGCCGCAATCGGCTATGTCATGTCGGACGAGGCACTTTCGCTCGACCGCCTGCGCACCAAGTTCGCTGGCAAGATGGCGCAGGGTGCCGATGCGCGCCTGTTCGGCTTCGTCACCGGCGCGAGCCGCGCCAACGCCGCTGATATCCGCGAGGCCGCGCGTTCTGCCTCCGGCTCCGACACCATGACCGACTTCCTCAAGGAATACCGCAAGCGCTACCCGGCCTATTCCAGCTCCGTGCGCGAAAGGCGCAAGGCCGGCGAAGCGGACGCCGCCAATGCCGGCCCGCGGCCGGGCCAGGGCTGA
- a CDS encoding flagellar biosynthetic protein FliO translates to MQTLFGFELSSGLRWIIAFAVVLLLVALLGFFLRRMSGGRLKFKGQGGGRARQPRLGVVDVYDLDRQRQLILVRRDNVEHLVMIGGASDVVVETNIVRSGGRAAMPAPTEGLAERPLALEPESRPHAAEELRPLPPSPVPALAVPIDPVPPPRPQPPAAPVPVARPAAQPQPPRPAPAPVSPAVAAGAAGISATLARDPAPAASASELGDMARQLEEALKRPFSAVRPGAAAPRAEPEAPAPKPAAPPPAPPVPQAPPVAAKPPAPTPAPARPALDMEAELEMALGLKPAPARPAASEAPMVAPPVFAPPKPPAIEPVKVEEKKPAPAKEQASPVPAADQDKPTKFAPVFDDVLDDELDSTKADAHEAQAKSEGKPSEAKPTEAKSVEPKPAETKPAETKPEAGAKPVEPKPAAKPSEDDPFSVDAIEAEFARLLGRDPKPKG, encoded by the coding sequence TTGCAGACTTTGTTTGGCTTCGAACTTTCCTCCGGACTGCGTTGGATCATCGCCTTCGCAGTGGTGCTGCTCCTGGTCGCGCTGCTCGGCTTCTTCCTGCGGCGGATGAGCGGCGGCCGGCTGAAGTTCAAGGGGCAGGGCGGGGGACGAGCCCGCCAGCCGCGCCTTGGCGTAGTCGATGTCTACGATCTGGACCGGCAGCGCCAGTTGATCCTGGTGCGGCGCGACAATGTCGAGCACCTCGTGATGATCGGCGGCGCGTCCGATGTCGTAGTCGAGACCAATATCGTGCGCAGCGGTGGGCGCGCCGCAATGCCGGCGCCGACCGAAGGTCTGGCCGAGCGGCCGCTTGCCTTGGAGCCCGAGTCACGCCCGCACGCTGCCGAGGAGCTGCGTCCGCTGCCGCCTTCGCCGGTCCCGGCCCTGGCCGTTCCTATCGACCCCGTTCCGCCGCCGCGTCCACAGCCTCCGGCAGCTCCGGTTCCCGTCGCACGCCCAGCCGCCCAGCCTCAGCCGCCGCGGCCTGCGCCGGCTCCGGTTTCTCCGGCTGTCGCCGCCGGGGCTGCCGGCATCAGCGCCACCCTGGCTCGCGATCCGGCTCCAGCCGCCAGCGCCAGCGAGCTCGGCGACATGGCCCGCCAGCTCGAAGAGGCCTTGAAGCGTCCGTTCTCCGCCGTGCGGCCTGGTGCGGCTGCTCCGCGCGCTGAGCCCGAGGCGCCTGCGCCGAAGCCAGCCGCTCCGCCGCCGGCGCCCCCCGTGCCGCAGGCTCCGCCAGTCGCTGCCAAGCCGCCGGCTCCGACGCCTGCGCCCGCTCGGCCGGCGTTGGATATGGAGGCCGAGCTCGAAATGGCGCTGGGGCTGAAGCCTGCACCGGCCCGACCGGCCGCGTCCGAAGCCCCAATGGTCGCCCCGCCGGTCTTCGCCCCGCCGAAGCCGCCGGCCATCGAGCCGGTCAAGGTTGAGGAGAAGAAGCCTGCCCCGGCAAAGGAGCAGGCGTCGCCGGTTCCGGCTGCGGATCAGGACAAACCCACCAAGTTCGCGCCGGTCTTCGATGACGTGCTCGACGACGAGCTGGATTCGACCAAGGCAGATGCGCACGAGGCTCAGGCCAAGAGCGAGGGTAAACCCAGCGAGGCCAAGCCGACCGAGGCGAAGTCCGTTGAGCCCAAGCCCGCTGAAACCAAGCCCGCTGAAACCAAGCCGGAAGCGGGGGCCAAGCCGGTCGAACCGAAACCGGCCGCCAAGCCGTCTGAGGACGACCCGTTCTCGGTCGATGCGATCGAAGCGGAATTCGCCCGGCTGCTCGGGCGCGATCCCAAGCCGAAAGGCTGA
- the flgB gene encoding flagellar basal body rod protein FlgB yields the protein MANNGLGLMGALKTRMQWHQARQKLLAENVSNADTPKFKPHDLRAPSPAGGGTTLLQTSPMHLGLSGQQGGFDPRDPKRFETTPSANSVNLEDEMMKVAQNQSDYQLAASLYSKSLGLMKIAIGKGR from the coding sequence ATGGCGAATAATGGCCTTGGCCTGATGGGAGCACTGAAGACACGCATGCAGTGGCACCAGGCGCGCCAGAAGCTGCTCGCCGAGAACGTCTCCAATGCCGATACCCCCAAATTCAAGCCGCATGACCTGCGCGCGCCCTCCCCGGCTGGCGGCGGCACGACTCTGTTGCAGACCTCGCCGATGCATCTTGGCCTCTCCGGCCAGCAAGGCGGCTTCGACCCGCGCGATCCCAAGCGCTTCGAAACGACGCCGAGCGCCAACAGCGTCAATCTCGAGGACGAGATGATGAAGGTCGCGCAAAACCAGTCCGACTATCAGCTCGCAGCCTCGCTCTACAGCAAGAGCCTCGGGCTGATGAAGATCGCGATCGGCAAAGGCCGCTAA
- the flgC gene encoding flagellar basal body rod protein FlgC — MDLLKSLAVAASGLKGQAGRMRVIAENLANADSSPERAGVDPYRRKIVSFQGKLDRELDAQVVELGRVNRDRSDFKTKYDPGHPAADANGQVKMPNVNSLIETMDMREAQRSYEANLNVISSTRRMIQRTIDILRA; from the coding sequence ATGGATCTGCTCAAGAGCCTCGCCGTCGCCGCATCCGGCCTGAAGGGTCAGGCCGGCCGTATGCGCGTCATCGCCGAGAACCTGGCCAACGCCGATTCCTCACCCGAGCGCGCCGGCGTCGACCCCTATCGCCGCAAGATCGTGAGCTTCCAGGGCAAGCTCGACCGAGAGCTCGACGCCCAGGTCGTCGAATTAGGCCGGGTCAACCGCGACCGCAGCGACTTCAAGACGAAGTACGACCCCGGCCATCCCGCCGCCGACGCCAACGGCCAGGTCAAGATGCCCAACGTCAATTCGCTGATCGAGACGATGGACATGCGCGAGGCCCAGCGCAGCTACGAGGCCAACCTCAACGTCATCTCGTCCACGCGCCGGATGATCCAGCGCACCATCGACATCCTGCGCGCCTGA
- the fliQ gene encoding flagellar biosynthesis protein FliQ — MTSAAILDVARDGIVVFLKAGAPLMLIALVVGLVVSLIQALTQIQEQTLVYVPKIIAVFAAMLLFLPFMGDALAGYMGRVAVRIATGE, encoded by the coding sequence ATGACCTCCGCAGCCATCCTCGACGTCGCCCGCGACGGCATCGTCGTCTTCCTCAAGGCCGGCGCTCCGCTGATGCTGATCGCGCTCGTGGTCGGCCTCGTCGTCTCGCTGATCCAGGCACTGACCCAGATCCAGGAGCAGACCCTGGTCTACGTCCCGAAGATCATCGCGGTCTTCGCGGCCATGTTGCTGTTTTTGCCGTTCATGGGCGATGCCCTGGCGGGTTATATGGGCAGGGTCGCCGTCCGAATCGCCACGGGCGAATGA
- the fliR gene encoding flagellar biosynthetic protein FliR gives MQIAILPELSALFVLVFARVGTLVMLMPGIGERLILARGRLSLAFFVSLVILPMARSTITIPQDPAGLGGLLISEILVGLVIGATVRLLMGALQTAGFIIAQTLGLGFAVTVDPTGGLQNPSLANFLAMLGITLILAADLHHIALAAIHESYRLLPPGGFPEIGDVMTLAVKAMAQGFSLAVQISAPFIVFGLLFNLGLGVLARLMPQMQVFFLAVPASILGGMLVLLATVGVMMGVFLDDLGAFLRQFIGL, from the coding sequence ATGCAGATCGCCATCCTGCCCGAGCTCAGCGCACTGTTCGTGCTGGTCTTTGCGCGCGTCGGCACACTCGTGATGCTGATGCCGGGCATCGGCGAGCGTTTGATTCTGGCGCGCGGCCGGCTTTCGCTCGCCTTCTTCGTCTCCCTCGTCATCCTGCCGATGGCGCGCAGCACGATCACCATACCGCAGGACCCGGCCGGGCTCGGTGGGCTGCTGATCAGCGAGATCCTGGTCGGGCTCGTCATCGGCGCGACCGTGCGCCTTTTAATGGGCGCCCTGCAGACCGCCGGCTTCATCATCGCGCAGACCCTCGGCCTCGGCTTTGCCGTCACCGTCGACCCGACCGGCGGTCTGCAGAACCCCTCGCTCGCCAACTTCCTCGCCATGCTCGGGATCACGCTGATCCTGGCGGCCGACCTGCACCATATCGCGCTCGCCGCCATCCATGAGAGCTACCGGCTGCTGCCTCCCGGCGGCTTTCCCGAGATCGGCGACGTGATGACGCTCGCGGTCAAGGCGATGGCGCAGGGCTTTTCGCTCGCCGTGCAGATCTCGGCGCCTTTCATCGTCTTCGGCCTGCTGTTCAATCTCGGCCTCGGCGTGCTGGCGCGATTGATGCCGCAGATGCAGGTCTTCTTCCTCGCCGTACCGGCTTCCATCCTCGGCGGCATGCTGGTGCTCCTCGCCACGGTCGGCGTGATGATGGGCGTCTTCCTCGACGATCTCGGCGCTTTCCTGCGCCAGTTCATCGGTCTGTGA
- the flhB gene encoding flagellar biosynthesis protein FlhB, which produces MAGDVENEDRTEEPTQRKLEQAIEKGDVARSQEIGTFFVLCGFTLALMVAAGSAARDAALSLRSFLMNAHQVSDDPTALFHVTSQGVMTGFAALALPLGFILVAALAGALIQHKPLWTTEPMMPKFDRISPMAGAKRIFGKEAWVNFAKGLAKILVVGVGVWIVLWGERDRLQGFAQMDVHALLPAVLVLTIKLMAGVLAIFAVIAIGDFGYQRFTWYQRQRMTKQELKDEYKNSEGNPEVKAKLRQLRAQRARSRMMAQVPKATVIITNPTHYAIALLYDQGQGAPICLAKGVDAIALKIREVAGEHSIPIVENPPLARALYATVEIDDEIPVEHYQAVAEVIGYVLRLKRRRA; this is translated from the coding sequence ATGGCCGGTGACGTCGAAAACGAAGACCGCACAGAAGAACCGACCCAGCGAAAGCTCGAGCAGGCGATCGAAAAGGGCGATGTTGCAAGATCGCAGGAGATCGGCACCTTCTTCGTGCTCTGCGGCTTCACGCTGGCGCTCATGGTCGCCGCGGGCTCGGCCGCCCGCGATGCGGCGCTCTCGCTGCGCTCCTTCCTGATGAACGCCCATCAGGTCTCGGACGATCCGACCGCCCTCTTCCATGTCACCAGCCAGGGGGTGATGACCGGGTTCGCCGCGCTCGCCTTGCCACTCGGCTTCATCCTCGTCGCCGCTCTCGCCGGCGCCCTGATCCAGCACAAGCCGCTCTGGACCACCGAGCCGATGATGCCGAAATTCGACCGGATTTCGCCGATGGCTGGGGCCAAGCGCATCTTCGGCAAGGAGGCCTGGGTCAATTTCGCCAAGGGCCTCGCCAAGATCCTGGTGGTCGGCGTCGGCGTCTGGATCGTGCTCTGGGGCGAGCGCGACCGCCTGCAGGGCTTCGCCCAGATGGATGTGCACGCTTTGCTGCCGGCCGTGCTCGTGCTGACGATCAAGCTGATGGCCGGCGTGCTCGCGATCTTCGCCGTCATCGCCATCGGCGATTTCGGTTACCAGCGCTTCACCTGGTACCAGCGCCAGCGCATGACCAAGCAGGAACTCAAGGACGAGTACAAGAACAGCGAGGGCAATCCCGAGGTTAAGGCCAAGCTCCGACAGCTGCGCGCCCAGCGCGCCCGCTCGCGCATGATGGCGCAGGTGCCCAAGGCGACAGTGATCATCACCAATCCGACCCACTACGCCATCGCCCTGCTCTATGATCAAGGCCAGGGCGCACCGATCTGCCTTGCCAAGGGCGTCGATGCCATTGCGCTGAAGATCCGCGAGGTCGCCGGCGAGCACAGCATTCCGATTGTGGAGAACCCGCCTCTGGCCCGCGCGCTCTACGCCACCGTCGAGATCGATGACGAAATTCCTGTCGAACACTATCAGGCAGTGGCGGAAGTCATCGGATACGTCTTGCGCCTGAAGCGTCGCCGCGCCTAA